Proteins from one Staphylococcus saprophyticus subsp. saprophyticus ATCC 15305 = NCTC 7292 genomic window:
- a CDS encoding ABC transporter ATP-binding protein/permease codes for MKRLTNLALKFKVYPIWMFIISTLLAITVVVQNISIAEILNIMLLKTNQDVLALLFITLVILIARATLNTVNQMIGNRMASKVKRDLRRQLILQRSKEPIGAQINTLTESIDGIVPFFNSYFPQVFKSMMIPLMIIVAMCFIHLNTALIMIVTAPFIPIFYIIFGLKTRDESKDKMTYLNQFSQQFLNKIKGLITLKLFNRTDKTEAALYEESTTFRDLTMRILKSAFLSGLMLEFISMLGIGLVALEAGLGLILFHNIDFKTAAIAIILAPEFYNSIKDLGQSFHTGKQSEGSSDVVFDVLDKGTTEHKIQKQIDTYQTPIVQLSQVDFKYDAADTYALKNINLSIYQGEKIALVGKSGAGKSTLAQLITQNYKPQSGSVTFKDPSLSIGFLSQSPYIFNASIRDNITMFQDVDDARILKVLDDVGLKEKVLSLADGLDTWIGEGGEMLSGGQMRRIELSRVLMTQPELIIFDEPATGLDVKTEQTIQDVIAHEFESATIITIAHRSHTINKADKRILIENGYAASVEQTTMKNSSQGGDAT; via the coding sequence GTGAAAAGATTAACAAATTTAGCTTTAAAATTTAAAGTATATCCTATATGGATGTTTATTATTAGTACATTATTAGCCATAACCGTAGTAGTTCAAAATATTTCTATTGCTGAAATTTTAAATATCATGTTATTAAAAACCAATCAAGATGTATTGGCTTTATTATTTATAACATTGGTGATTTTAATTGCACGTGCGACACTTAATACAGTGAACCAAATGATAGGTAATCGTATGGCTTCAAAAGTCAAACGAGATTTGCGACGTCAGCTCATATTACAACGCTCAAAAGAACCAATTGGTGCGCAAATAAACACGTTGACAGAAAGTATAGATGGCATTGTTCCTTTCTTTAACAGTTATTTTCCACAGGTATTTAAATCGATGATGATTCCACTGATGATTATTGTGGCAATGTGTTTTATACATTTAAATACTGCATTAATTATGATTGTTACAGCACCATTTATTCCTATTTTCTATATTATATTTGGCTTGAAAACACGTGATGAATCTAAAGATAAAATGACATATTTAAATCAATTTAGTCAGCAGTTTCTAAATAAAATTAAAGGTCTTATTACATTAAAGCTTTTTAATAGAACAGATAAGACTGAAGCGGCATTATATGAAGAAAGTACAACATTTAGAGATTTGACAATGCGCATCTTAAAGAGTGCATTTTTATCAGGCCTCATGCTTGAATTTATTAGTATGTTAGGTATTGGCTTGGTTGCATTGGAAGCAGGTTTAGGATTGATTTTATTTCATAACATTGATTTTAAAACAGCAGCAATTGCAATTATCTTAGCGCCAGAATTTTATAATTCAATTAAAGATCTTGGACAATCGTTTCATACCGGTAAACAAAGTGAAGGTTCAAGTGATGTCGTATTTGATGTCTTAGATAAAGGAACAACAGAACATAAGATTCAAAAACAGATTGATACGTATCAAACACCCATTGTTCAATTATCGCAGGTTGATTTCAAATATGATGCAGCTGACACCTATGCTTTGAAAAATATTAATCTAAGTATTTATCAAGGCGAGAAAATTGCACTAGTTGGTAAAAGTGGTGCGGGTAAATCAACGTTAGCACAATTGATAACACAAAATTACAAACCCCAATCCGGTTCAGTAACGTTTAAGGATCCATCTTTAAGTATTGGCTTTTTGAGCCAATCACCTTATATTTTTAATGCTTCTATACGTGATAACATTACGATGTTCCAAGACGTTGATGATGCTAGAATATTAAAGGTATTAGATGATGTAGGACTGAAAGAAAAAGTACTGAGCTTAGCGGATGGTTTAGATACATGGATAGGTGAAGGTGGAGAAATGCTCTCAGGAGGGCAAATGAGACGTATAGAACTCTCAAGAGTGTTAATGACACAACCAGAGCTCATCATCTTTGATGAGCCCGCTACCGGCTTAGATGTGAAAACAGAACAAACCATTCAAGATGTGATTGCACATGAATTTGAAAGTGCGACCATTATTACGATTGCCCATAGATCACATACAATTAACAAAGCAGATAAACGCATATTAATAGAAAATGGTTATGCAGCATCTGTCGAGCAAACGACAATGAAAAATTCATCTCAAGGTGGTGATGCAACATGA
- a CDS encoding undecaprenyl-diphosphate phosphatase, with protein sequence MLILELIKGIILGIVEGLTEFAPVSSTGHMILVDDMWLKSSEFLGSQSAFTFKIVIQLGSVFAGAWVFRERYFEMLHIGKYRHEPIDGIGQKPKRLNLLHIIVGMIPAGVLGLLFDDVIQEYLFSVPTVMIGLFIGAIYMIIADIYSKKVTNPRNVDQINYFQAFVIGLSQAIAMWPGFSRSGSTISTGVLMKMNHKSASDFTFIMAVPVMLAASGLSLVKNMEYIHMSDIGFYVLGFLAAFIVGLIAIKTFLYLISKIKLIPFAIYRIVLVIIIAILYFGFGIGQGITGE encoded by the coding sequence ATGTTAATACTTGAATTAATTAAAGGTATTATTCTAGGTATCGTTGAAGGATTAACGGAATTTGCACCCGTTTCTTCTACTGGCCATATGATACTTGTCGATGACATGTGGCTAAAATCTAGTGAATTTTTAGGTTCACAATCCGCTTTTACATTTAAAATTGTAATCCAACTCGGTTCTGTGTTCGCAGGTGCTTGGGTATTCCGTGAACGTTATTTCGAAATGTTACATATTGGCAAATACAGACATGAACCCATTGACGGTATTGGCCAAAAACCAAAACGTTTAAACTTATTGCATATTATCGTTGGTATGATACCTGCTGGTGTCTTAGGATTACTCTTCGATGATGTCATCCAAGAATATCTTTTCAGTGTGCCTACTGTAATGATAGGACTATTTATCGGTGCTATATATATGATTATTGCTGATATTTACAGCAAAAAAGTTACCAATCCACGAAACGTGGACCAAATCAATTATTTCCAAGCATTTGTCATTGGTTTATCGCAAGCCATAGCTATGTGGCCAGGTTTTAGTAGATCAGGATCTACGATTTCCACTGGTGTCTTAATGAAAATGAATCATAAATCAGCATCTGACTTTACATTTATCATGGCAGTGCCAGTAATGCTTGCTGCAAGTGGTTTATCTTTAGTTAAAAATATGGAATATATCCACATGAGTGATATTGGCTTTTATGTTTTAGGTTTCTTAGCCGCATTTATTGTTGGTCTAATTGCCATTAAAACTTTCTTATACTTAATTAGTAAAATCAAACTGATTCCATTCGCTATTTATAGAATTGTCTTAGTAATCATTATCGCTATTCTTTATTTTGGCTTTGGTATTGGTCAAGGTATCACTGGTGAATAA
- a CDS encoding YaiI/YqxD family protein — protein MTQVIIDGDACPVTNSIIELTKGTGIFVTVVRSFSHFSTVIQPEHVNIIYVDDGPDAVDYRIVKLVHSDDLVVTQDYGLASLLLNKAKIVMHHKGFIYNQENINTLLEQRHASAQFRKSGGRTKGPAAFTEEDVSKFESIFSNLIHKYFLETED, from the coding sequence ATGACACAAGTCATTATAGATGGAGATGCTTGTCCTGTAACCAATTCAATTATTGAATTGACGAAAGGGACAGGCATTTTTGTTACCGTCGTCCGTAGCTTTAGCCACTTCTCTACCGTCATTCAACCTGAACATGTCAATATTATTTATGTTGATGATGGGCCTGATGCTGTCGATTATAGAATAGTAAAACTGGTTCACTCTGATGATCTTGTTGTAACACAAGATTATGGACTCGCTAGTTTATTATTAAACAAAGCTAAAATTGTCATGCATCACAAAGGATTTATATATAATCAAGAAAATATCAATACGCTACTCGAACAACGACATGCAAGTGCACAGTTTAGAAAAAGTGGTGGTCGAACAAAAGGGCCGGCTGCTTTTACAGAAGAAGATGTATCAAAATTCGAGTCTATATTTTCAAATTTAATTCATAAATATTTTTTAGAAACGGAGGATTAA
- a CDS encoding TIGR00730 family Rossman fold protein yields MKKIAIYCGASKGNDVTYMNEAYQLGKYMAEQGYELIFGAGSVGIMGAIQDGVLDHGGTAIGVMPKMLDEKEITSTKLTELILVDSMHERKNKMAELADAFVMAPGGAGSLEEFFEMYSWAQIGIHQKPIAIFNINAFFEPLQTLINHMIKEGFIDPKYKALAPLCATPESLFETLNNYRPLGIRTYD; encoded by the coding sequence ATGAAAAAAATTGCTATCTATTGTGGTGCCAGTAAAGGCAATGATGTTACATATATGAACGAAGCTTATCAATTAGGTAAGTACATGGCAGAACAAGGCTATGAACTCATTTTCGGTGCAGGTTCTGTAGGGATTATGGGCGCAATTCAAGATGGTGTATTGGATCATGGCGGCACTGCAATTGGTGTCATGCCTAAAATGTTAGATGAAAAAGAAATTACGAGTACTAAATTAACGGAGCTTATTTTAGTGGATTCCATGCATGAGAGAAAAAATAAAATGGCAGAGCTTGCCGATGCATTCGTGATGGCACCTGGTGGCGCTGGCTCACTAGAGGAATTTTTCGAAATGTATAGTTGGGCGCAAATTGGTATACACCAGAAACCGATAGCCATTTTTAACATCAATGCCTTTTTTGAACCTTTACAAACATTAATAAATCATATGATTAAAGAAGGCTTTATCGATCCAAAATATAAAGCACTTGCACCTTTATGCGCTACGCCAGAATCACTTTTTGAAACATTAAACAATTACCGACCTCTTGGCATTAGAACTTATGACTAA
- a CDS encoding LysE/ArgO family amino acid transporter: MLQSAVHGLLLALGLILPLGAQNVFVFNQGANHKSITKSLPVIITAGLCDTFLIVLAVIGISVILLSMPVLQITIYCIGLVFLLYMAWSLWRTRPVTLQSYRPMSAKKQIGFALSVSLLNPHAIMDTIGVIGTSGAVYEGTEKMVFTIATVIVSWLWFIFLAVVGKMIGNIDKTGKYIMLLNKLSSVIILIVAIMILKQLLAILL; encoded by the coding sequence ATGTTGCAATCAGCCGTTCACGGATTACTATTAGCGCTAGGGCTCATATTGCCTTTAGGGGCGCAAAACGTATTTGTATTTAATCAAGGTGCAAACCATAAAAGTATTACCAAATCATTACCAGTTATTATAACAGCAGGGTTATGTGATACATTTTTAATCGTGTTAGCCGTCATAGGTATTTCTGTGATATTGTTATCGATGCCTGTGCTACAAATTACAATTTATTGTATTGGACTGGTATTTTTATTATATATGGCATGGTCATTATGGCGTACACGTCCAGTTACACTACAATCATATCGACCGATGTCCGCTAAAAAGCAAATTGGTTTTGCACTGTCTGTATCATTACTTAATCCCCATGCAATCATGGATACCATAGGCGTAATAGGGACAAGTGGTGCAGTTTATGAAGGTACTGAAAAAATGGTCTTTACTATAGCTACTGTTATTGTTTCTTGGCTATGGTTTATTTTCTTGGCAGTAGTTGGAAAAATGATTGGAAACATAGATAAAACAGGGAAATATATCATGCTATTGAACAAATTGTCATCAGTCATTATTTTAATCGTAGCTATAATGATTTTAAAACAACTCTTAGCAATTTTGTTATAA
- a CDS encoding PLP-dependent aminotransferase family protein, translating to MFKPKYKQIIDDIISQIDSGDLEQGMQLPSQRDMASLYQVNRSTVIQALDILKSQGIIEGREKQRLYVSGNTWHTYIKNNINWQNYISHSTTKNNQYFVQQINKLEFHTNMIRLGTGELAPDLIPNEQFKEILSKCHTPVLNTNYEPPQGNLKLREAVAQYMQKSGVSCTVDHICITSGALQGLKLIADGLLIPQSKIIVESPSYINSIRTWHNMRADIQQISISDIKSNINNIFKAQSQYTNSIFYCIPTLHNPTQHSYSTEEKQKIIMQCEQHGIPIVEDNVYGDLYFNHERPKPLKSFDTNDNILYLNSLSKTVSPGLRVGWIVAKPSVAAHLADLKMQNDYGASSISQYIATQWLTHPQYHDQHLKMLKNQLLIKRNLFLESLKKYFSDFGSWSTPEGSFYIWFQFKFSIDMKRLFDEAIAENILINPGEVYDKDARDCIRFSYAYVDAEDIDETLKHLSKIIQTRFTPPSSHIGKGNHG from the coding sequence ATGTTCAAACCAAAATACAAGCAAATTATAGATGATATCATTTCACAAATAGATTCTGGAGATTTAGAACAAGGCATGCAATTACCTTCTCAACGAGATATGGCCTCGTTATATCAAGTGAACCGTTCCACCGTTATACAAGCACTCGATATTCTAAAAAGTCAGGGAATCATAGAAGGTAGAGAAAAACAACGCTTATATGTATCTGGAAATACTTGGCATACTTATATTAAAAACAATATTAATTGGCAAAACTATATTAGCCATAGTACGACTAAAAATAACCAATACTTTGTTCAACAAATTAACAAACTAGAATTTCACACTAACATGATACGATTGGGTACTGGTGAACTTGCTCCCGATCTTATACCTAATGAACAGTTCAAAGAAATTTTGAGCAAGTGTCATACTCCTGTGTTAAATACTAATTATGAACCACCCCAAGGCAACCTTAAGCTTAGAGAAGCAGTGGCACAATATATGCAAAAATCAGGTGTCTCATGTACTGTTGACCACATTTGTATTACATCAGGTGCATTACAAGGGTTAAAACTCATTGCAGATGGCTTACTCATTCCACAATCCAAGATTATTGTTGAATCACCTTCATACATTAATTCAATACGCACGTGGCATAATATGAGGGCCGATATTCAGCAAATAAGCATTTCTGATATTAAAAGTAATATTAATAATATTTTTAAAGCACAATCACAATATACAAACAGTATCTTTTATTGTATACCGACTTTACACAATCCAACACAACATAGTTATTCAACAGAAGAAAAACAAAAAATCATCATGCAATGTGAACAACATGGTATACCGATTGTAGAAGACAATGTGTATGGTGACTTATATTTCAATCATGAGCGACCTAAACCTTTAAAATCGTTTGATACAAACGACAATATTTTATATTTGAATAGCTTATCTAAAACTGTAAGTCCTGGTTTACGTGTCGGGTGGATTGTTGCCAAGCCTTCCGTCGCAGCACATTTAGCTGATTTAAAAATGCAAAATGACTATGGCGCAAGTTCTATATCACAATATATCGCAACACAATGGTTAACACATCCTCAATATCATGACCAACACCTCAAAATGTTAAAGAACCAACTTTTAATTAAGAGAAATTTATTTTTAGAATCTCTGAAGAAATATTTTAGTGATTTCGGTTCATGGTCAACGCCCGAAGGATCATTTTATATTTGGTTCCAATTTAAGTTCTCCATCGATATGAAAAGACTTTTCGATGAAGCGATTGCAGAAAACATACTGATTAACCCTGGTGAAGTATATGATAAAGATGCGCGTGATTGTATCCGTTTCTCATATGCTTATGTCGATGCCGAAGATATCGATGAAACTTTAAAACATTTAAGCAAAATTATCCAAACACGTTTTACGCCACCGTCTTCCCACATTGGCAAAGGTAATCACGGTTGA
- a CDS encoding GNAT family N-acetyltransferase translates to MTVYIETERLRLRDWRETDLLPFQQMNANRQVRRYFPSLLSYKRSEHDMKKMDEAIQSNGIGLFAVELKETNGWLGFVGLNYVPKESKYTFEELPFYEIGWRLIPEVWGNGFATEGAAAVLKYAKEQGIEEVYAFTSKNNEASRKVMEKIGMKRFDHFEYPELSKYHPLKKHVRYYKDLTINV, encoded by the coding sequence ATGACAGTTTATATTGAAACTGAACGGTTGAGATTACGTGATTGGCGAGAAACAGACTTATTACCATTTCAACAAATGAATGCCAATCGGCAAGTTCGGAGATATTTTCCTAGTTTATTAAGCTATAAACGTTCAGAACACGATATGAAAAAAATGGATGAAGCGATTCAATCAAATGGCATAGGATTATTCGCTGTAGAACTTAAAGAAACAAATGGCTGGCTAGGGTTTGTTGGCTTGAATTATGTTCCTAAAGAAAGTAAATACACATTTGAAGAATTGCCATTTTATGAAATTGGGTGGCGCCTAATTCCAGAAGTATGGGGCAATGGCTTTGCAACTGAGGGCGCAGCTGCGGTATTAAAATATGCTAAAGAACAAGGCATTGAAGAAGTATATGCTTTCACTTCAAAAAATAACGAAGCTTCACGCAAAGTTATGGAAAAAATTGGTATGAAACGTTTTGATCATTTTGAATACCCAGAACTTAGCAAGTATCATCCACTGAAAAAACATGTTAGATATTATAAAGATTTAACAATAAATGTCTGA
- a CDS encoding SA0632 family lipoprotein has translation MKKWLALIIASTITLTACGKDDEKASLEKDIDKLEKQNKDLKKQKEKLEKEQDKLKDKSDDLEKDINAKT, from the coding sequence ATGAAAAAATGGCTGGCACTCATAATAGCATCAACCATTACTCTAACAGCATGTGGTAAAGATGATGAGAAAGCGTCTTTAGAAAAAGATATCGATAAACTTGAAAAGCAAAATAAAGACTTGAAAAAACAAAAAGAAAAACTAGAAAAAGAGCAAGACAAACTTAAAGATAAATCGGACGACTTAGAAAAAGATATTAATGCCAAGACATAA
- a CDS encoding GNAT family N-acetyltransferase: protein MNRLTIKQTQYINRIAEVHEAELERQNTTYKKTKLSVALRIEMIEHGLRYSDDTILMQTEGERLIGFIWARYDKTLKTALIEMLYVETTHRNQGVATKLKKEIEAWARDKGAYTIESTVAYSNKKMQKMNFNMGYDMNKVVMVKNLLVNNEDKHK from the coding sequence ATGAATCGATTAACAATTAAACAGACACAATATATTAACCGAATTGCTGAAGTGCATGAAGCAGAACTAGAACGGCAAAATACTACATATAAAAAGACTAAACTTTCTGTTGCTTTGCGTATTGAAATGATTGAACATGGTTTAAGATACAGTGACGATACAATATTGATGCAAACAGAAGGTGAACGGTTGATTGGTTTTATTTGGGCACGATATGATAAAACACTGAAAACGGCGTTAATTGAGATGTTATATGTTGAAACTACTCACCGTAATCAGGGTGTTGCAACTAAGCTAAAAAAAGAGATTGAAGCATGGGCACGAGATAAAGGGGCGTATACAATAGAAAGTACTGTAGCTTATTCGAACAAAAAAATGCAAAAAATGAATTTTAACATGGGTTATGATATGAATAAGGTTGTTATGGTCAAAAACTTATTGGTAAATAATGAAGATAAGCATAAATAA
- a CDS encoding DUF1129 family protein — protein sequence MKSTDKLMRENNVKSLRLNNTDRETFENYMTYVRADLSVNPHASEKMLNRILHQLLQAEKEGTLAMDFFNHDPKAHAKNEIKKLPNETITNIFKYIFQHILLFIGIFCFLKGFIGFFIGAKRLYIYTFPLMLIVGFIIIFLFIWVIFKTVQMQCFTKSHWTWIGTYISIILLLFATFYVFFVPQSFLAIGPYLLISNWTFIIISFIVIPVSLYIDHHFINKDANTSL from the coding sequence ATGAAATCCACTGATAAATTAATGCGTGAAAATAATGTGAAATCACTTAGATTAAATAATACAGATAGAGAAACGTTTGAAAATTATATGACTTATGTACGAGCTGATTTAAGCGTAAATCCACATGCATCTGAAAAAATGTTAAACCGCATTTTACATCAGTTATTACAGGCCGAAAAGGAAGGCACCCTCGCAATGGATTTCTTTAATCATGATCCTAAAGCGCATGCTAAAAACGAAATCAAAAAGTTACCTAATGAAACTATAACTAATATATTCAAATATATATTTCAACATATCTTATTATTTATAGGTATTTTTTGTTTTTTAAAAGGTTTTATTGGATTTTTCATTGGCGCAAAACGTTTATATATTTATACCTTCCCTCTTATGTTAATTGTCGGTTTTATTATCATTTTCTTATTTATTTGGGTAATATTTAAAACTGTGCAAATGCAATGTTTTACTAAATCACATTGGACATGGATTGGCACTTATATCAGCATTATCCTTTTATTATTTGCAACTTTCTATGTATTTTTTGTTCCACAATCTTTTTTAGCGATAGGCCCTTATCTCTTAATTAGTAATTGGACCTTTATCATTATTTCTTTTATCGTTATTCCAGTTTCACTCTATATCGATCATCACTTTATCAATAAAGATGCCAACACTTCTTTATAA
- a CDS encoding MFS transporter: MKYPIAIWMLAIGAFAIGMTEFVIMGLLPNIARDFDVTVSQAGQLITGYALGVAIGGPIIVMLTIKWNRKYLLIVLMGIFIIGNLTASFSPNYGFMMTSRIITSLAHGSFFGIGSILAASMVRPEKRASAMALMFMGLSMSNILGVPFGTLIGQNFGWPMTFIIISIIGALALIGIIIFVPMQRETIKSSVLNELQILKEKRLWLTLAVTLFGFSSVFAYFTYISTVLIDVSNVQENLISYLLIIFGIGVTLGNVVGGKLADWNLNKALKIIFIVFILYFILLYFVQMNSILMVAGIFFFGLIGFSMSPSLQFKSTLISQDAPTLASTLNQSAFNLGNALGAFIGGVVVTNLPIASLSLIAPILTVIGLIFLLVSIRVEKKEGLNI; the protein is encoded by the coding sequence ATGAAATATCCTATAGCGATATGGATGCTTGCAATTGGTGCGTTTGCAATTGGCATGACAGAGTTTGTTATTATGGGGTTATTGCCTAATATTGCACGAGATTTTGACGTGACGGTGAGTCAAGCAGGACAATTGATCACTGGTTATGCATTGGGTGTAGCAATCGGTGGACCTATCATAGTTATGTTGACAATAAAATGGAATAGAAAATATTTGTTGATTGTATTGATGGGAATATTTATTATAGGGAATCTTACAGCATCGTTTAGTCCTAATTATGGGTTTATGATGACAAGTCGAATTATTACCTCTTTAGCACATGGTTCGTTCTTTGGTATTGGTTCTATACTTGCGGCAAGTATGGTAAGACCTGAAAAGCGTGCGAGCGCAATGGCACTTATGTTTATGGGGTTAAGTATGAGTAATATATTAGGTGTACCTTTTGGTACATTAATTGGTCAAAACTTTGGTTGGCCTATGACGTTTATTATTATTTCGATTATTGGGGCACTTGCACTGATTGGCATTATTATTTTCGTTCCTATGCAACGTGAAACGATTAAGTCATCTGTCTTAAATGAATTACAAATTTTAAAAGAAAAGCGCTTGTGGCTAACGCTTGCAGTGACATTGTTTGGTTTTAGTAGTGTGTTTGCATACTTTACTTATATTTCTACTGTGCTCATAGATGTCTCCAATGTACAAGAAAACTTAATCTCTTATCTGTTAATTATATTTGGTATAGGGGTTACTCTTGGTAATGTCGTTGGTGGTAAGCTGGCAGATTGGAATTTAAATAAAGCTTTAAAAATCATTTTTATCGTCTTTATTCTATATTTCATCTTATTATACTTCGTTCAAATGAATAGTATTTTAATGGTAGCAGGCATCTTCTTCTTTGGTTTGATTGGCTTTAGTATGAGCCCGTCATTACAATTTAAGAGTACTTTAATCTCTCAAGATGCACCAACACTTGCAAGTACGTTGAATCAATCTGCATTTAATTTAGGTAATGCTTTAGGTGCCTTCATAGGAGGCGTCGTGGTTACGAATTTACCTATAGCATCATTAAGTTTAATAGCACCTATATTAACGGTTATTGGACTCATTTTCTTATTAGTGAGTATTCGTGTTGAGAAAAAAGAAGGACTAAATATTTAA
- a CDS encoding DUF456 domain-containing protein → MTVILWLCIIAAFVLAFIGLIKPIIPSVLVLWVGFLIYQFGFHNGNLSWVFYVSMILFTVFILVADFIMNKYFVNKFGGSKLSELVALVGVIVGCFVFPPFGIIIVPFVAVLVVEMIQEPNLTKALKASFGSVVAFLASSVAQAIIMIIMVIWFFVDALLIN, encoded by the coding sequence ATGACAGTAATTTTATGGCTATGTATTATAGCAGCATTTGTTTTAGCATTTATTGGATTAATTAAACCCATTATTCCTTCAGTATTAGTGTTATGGGTCGGTTTTTTAATTTATCAATTTGGTTTTCATAATGGCAACTTATCATGGGTATTTTATGTTTCTATGATATTATTCACGGTATTTATTCTTGTTGCTGATTTTATTATGAATAAATACTTTGTAAATAAATTTGGTGGTTCAAAGTTAAGTGAACTGGTTGCACTTGTCGGTGTCATCGTCGGTTGTTTTGTCTTTCCACCTTTTGGCATTATTATAGTTCCATTTGTTGCAGTGCTTGTTGTAGAAATGATTCAAGAGCCTAACTTAACTAAAGCGCTAAAAGCGAGCTTTGGTTCGGTCGTTGCCTTTTTAGCAAGCTCAGTAGCACAGGCAATCATTATGATTATTATGGTGATTTGGTTCTTTGTAGATGCCTTACTTATAAACTAA
- a CDS encoding sugar efflux transporter: MFSALLHIKNYKLFVINMMLLGMGIAITVPYLVLFATNDLGMTSSQYGLLLALAAISQFIVNTIVARFSDTRNINRKLIIVAALFMGAVSFSIYFYIHEIWIFIAMYAIFQGCFAPAMPQMYASARESINASASKNKAKFANAVLRSMFSFGFLFGPLIGALLLSANGYSGLFGGTITIIIFTLLLQVFFFKDIKTEHTVSDVNHVEAAAPNMLKDKVLLVPFLAFILLHIGQWMYTLNMPLFVTNYLNEPEGFVGGLASLCAGLEVPFMVLLGILSAKLTTRTLLILGGLFGGLFYFSIGVFESLVMMFVGQVFLAIFLAILLGLGISYFQDILPDFPGYASTLFANAMVIGQLCGNLLGGIMSQWVGLGNVFYVSAASIFVGMILIFFTKDQKFTEESME, from the coding sequence ATGTTTAGTGCCTTATTACATATCAAGAATTACAAATTATTTGTAATTAATATGATGCTATTGGGAATGGGAATTGCGATTACCGTACCTTATTTAGTGTTATTTGCTACAAATGATTTAGGAATGACGTCCTCTCAATACGGGTTATTATTAGCTTTAGCAGCAATAAGTCAATTTATTGTAAATACAATTGTGGCACGATTTTCAGATACGCGAAATATAAATAGGAAATTGATTATTGTTGCTGCCCTGTTTATGGGGGCTGTAAGTTTTTCTATTTATTTTTATATTCATGAAATTTGGATTTTTATAGCGATGTATGCGATTTTTCAAGGGTGTTTTGCACCTGCAATGCCACAAATGTATGCCTCGGCAAGAGAATCAATTAATGCCTCCGCGTCTAAAAATAAAGCCAAATTTGCAAATGCTGTCTTGAGATCAATGTTTTCATTTGGATTTTTATTTGGTCCTTTAATAGGTGCTTTGCTATTAAGCGCAAATGGTTATTCTGGGCTGTTTGGGGGCACCATTACAATTATAATCTTCACTTTACTACTGCAAGTTTTCTTTTTTAAAGATATTAAAACGGAACACACTGTTTCCGATGTGAACCATGTAGAAGCAGCTGCACCAAATATGTTAAAAGATAAAGTATTATTAGTTCCATTTTTAGCGTTTATCTTATTGCATATTGGGCAATGGATGTATACGTTGAATATGCCATTGTTCGTTACAAACTATTTAAATGAACCTGAAGGGTTTGTCGGCGGTTTGGCAAGTTTATGTGCAGGATTAGAAGTACCATTTATGGTATTACTCGGTATTTTATCTGCTAAATTAACAACGCGCACACTATTAATATTAGGCGGTTTATTTGGTGGATTATTTTACTTTAGCATTGGGGTATTCGAAAGCCTTGTAATGATGTTTGTTGGCCAAGTATTCTTAGCCATATTTTTAGCAATTTTACTTGGGCTAGGTATTAGCTATTTCCAAGATATATTACCAGATTTTCCGGGTTATGCGTCGACATTATTTGCTAATGCGATGGTTATTGGTCAATTATGTGGGAATTTATTAGGTGGTATCATGAGTCAATGGGTTGGTTTAGGCAATGTATTTTATGTCTCAGCAGCTTCAATATTTGTTGGCATGATACTGATTTTCTTTACTAAAGATCAAAAATTTACAGAAGAAAGTATGGAGTAG